The following are encoded in a window of Peromyscus maniculatus bairdii isolate BWxNUB_F1_BW_parent chromosome X, HU_Pman_BW_mat_3.1, whole genome shotgun sequence genomic DNA:
- the Plp2 gene encoding proteolipid protein 2, which yields MADSERLSAPGCWLACTSFSRTKKGIFLFAEIILCLVILICFSASTSAYSSLSVIEMIIAAVLFVFYMCDLHSKISFINWPWTDFFRALVAAILYLITSIVVLVEGKGSSKIAAGVLGIFATLLFGCDAYFTFPLKQQRHTAAPTDPTDGP from the exons ATGGCGGACTCTGAGCGCCTCTCAGCTCCTGGCTGCTGGTTAGCCTGTACCAGCTTCTCTCGCACCAAAAAGGGAATTTTCCTGTTTGCTGAGATT ATACTGTGCCTGGTGATTTTAATTTGCTTCAGTGCTTCGACGTCAGCATACTCGTCCCTGTCTGTGATTGAGATGATCATTGCTGCTGTCCTATTTGTCTTCTACATGTGTGACCTGCACTCCAAGATATCATTCATCAACTGGCCGTGGACT GACTTCTTCAGAGCCCTCGTGGCGGCCATCCTCTACCTGATCACCTCCATTGTTGTCCTTGTAGAAGGAAAAGGCAGCTCCAAAATTGCCGCTGGG GTACTGGGAATATTTGCTACATTGCTCTTTGGCTGTGATGCCTACTTTACCTTCCCTCTGAAGCAGCAAAGACATACAGCAGCCCCTActg ACCCCACAGATGGCCCGTGA